In Promicromonospora sukumoe, the following proteins share a genomic window:
- a CDS encoding CHAT domain-containing protein: protein MWPELEAELAAARELSSRSLPGDALLRFRDVLDRLRVVDLAGLGPVDRERWAEGMVRSLAGEAVAVHAVEDTLEKPLALLGDADARADAAPQRVRRRLAAVVDGHRGLLLQRSGRLTDAVAAFDQVLAVVDQISPRDHATALLNRGAAAIELGRLDAALADFDACHEAAGRADLPGIASLALHNTGFVRYALGDLPGALQAMAAARAVDPERADGVLDIGRGAVLYEAGLLEDAEQVLTQAISRMVVPGRAHHRAEAEYFRARCLMALHRWAEAQAAAAFARRYYAGVGHPQRAAVARVAELEAILLPIRRGEAPVPDDARERAEQAIQAAEAGDEVDPLLGQYPGLTARFVAAHWYLLADDVAAARAVLDSLPDGMADAPLSTRIQRQTVLAQLAFASGDRAGGVDAVRTGLELLADHRVGLGSVESVTAAAAHGVDLQRTDVEAAVRTGRPDWLFEALERGRATFAGMGGAVAPDEPAVGALVTEARGLVVRARTLTDRDSAAERAHLFERSRRLLATARERAWHRTGAEQGAVEDRPASADEVRELLTARDDGAVVANYLVLDGVLRCVRVDAHGARTVVLGSLAEVTERALRVRADFGACANEHVPPVLRTAARRSLRRNLDALDRLLAVPLAADGPLYVVGREPVLSVPWTALPSRRGRRTTVRSYMARGRAHPRPGCRHRLLAAYGPGVTLGATEVQAVGQVWPGATVLTGAAATTAAVRAVLTTHDIVHLATHGRHDADNPLFAFVDLADGPLYAHELDGTRLPGSVLVLSACEVGGSSQVVGGEVLGLSSVLLRLGARAVVAAVAPLSDAVAARVMPRFHAHLRATDDPEAALAAALADEPEPVPLVCFASLEGLER, encoded by the coding sequence ATGTGGCCGGAACTGGAGGCGGAGCTGGCGGCTGCCCGGGAACTCAGCTCCCGGTCGCTGCCCGGTGACGCGCTGCTGCGGTTCCGGGACGTGCTCGACCGCCTCCGGGTCGTGGACCTCGCGGGTCTCGGCCCGGTGGACCGCGAACGCTGGGCCGAGGGCATGGTCCGCTCGCTGGCAGGGGAGGCCGTCGCCGTCCACGCGGTCGAGGACACGCTGGAGAAGCCGCTCGCCCTTCTCGGCGACGCCGACGCCCGCGCCGACGCGGCACCGCAGCGCGTCCGCAGGCGGCTCGCCGCCGTCGTCGACGGGCACAGGGGACTCCTGCTGCAACGCTCCGGGCGGCTCACCGACGCCGTGGCCGCCTTCGACCAGGTGCTCGCGGTCGTGGACCAGATCTCCCCGCGCGACCACGCGACGGCGCTGCTCAACCGAGGCGCTGCCGCCATCGAGCTCGGCCGGCTGGACGCGGCGCTCGCCGACTTCGACGCGTGCCACGAGGCCGCGGGACGGGCCGACCTGCCCGGCATCGCGTCCCTCGCGCTGCACAACACGGGTTTCGTGCGGTACGCGCTCGGCGACCTGCCCGGCGCGCTGCAGGCCATGGCCGCCGCCCGCGCCGTCGACCCGGAACGCGCCGACGGCGTGCTCGACATCGGCCGCGGCGCCGTCCTCTACGAGGCCGGGCTGCTGGAGGACGCCGAGCAGGTCCTGACCCAGGCGATCTCCCGCATGGTGGTCCCCGGCCGCGCCCACCACCGCGCGGAAGCCGAGTACTTCCGCGCGCGCTGCCTCATGGCCCTGCACCGCTGGGCCGAGGCGCAGGCGGCCGCCGCCTTCGCCCGGCGGTACTACGCCGGCGTCGGGCACCCGCAGCGCGCCGCCGTCGCGCGGGTCGCCGAGCTGGAGGCGATCCTCCTGCCGATCCGGCGCGGCGAGGCCCCCGTGCCCGACGACGCCCGGGAGCGCGCCGAGCAGGCCATCCAGGCCGCCGAGGCCGGCGACGAGGTGGACCCGCTGCTCGGGCAGTACCCCGGCCTGACCGCGCGGTTCGTCGCCGCGCACTGGTACCTCCTGGCCGACGACGTCGCCGCCGCCCGCGCCGTCCTCGACAGCCTTCCCGACGGCATGGCCGACGCGCCGCTGTCCACCCGCATCCAGCGGCAGACCGTCCTCGCGCAGCTCGCGTTCGCGTCGGGCGACCGCGCCGGGGGCGTCGACGCCGTGCGCACCGGCCTGGAGCTGCTCGCCGACCACCGCGTGGGCCTCGGCTCGGTCGAGTCCGTGACCGCCGCCGCGGCGCACGGTGTGGACCTGCAGCGCACCGACGTCGAGGCCGCGGTACGTACCGGCCGGCCCGACTGGCTGTTCGAGGCGCTCGAACGCGGCCGGGCCACGTTCGCCGGGATGGGCGGCGCCGTCGCCCCGGACGAGCCCGCCGTCGGCGCGCTCGTCACCGAGGCCCGCGGGCTCGTCGTCCGCGCCCGAACCCTCACCGACCGGGACAGCGCCGCCGAGCGCGCCCACCTGTTCGAGCGGTCACGCAGGCTGCTCGCCACGGCGCGCGAGCGCGCCTGGCACCGGACCGGCGCCGAGCAGGGCGCGGTCGAGGACCGCCCCGCCAGCGCGGACGAGGTCCGGGAGCTGCTCACCGCCCGCGACGACGGTGCCGTCGTCGCCAACTACCTGGTGCTCGACGGCGTCCTCCGCTGCGTCCGCGTGGACGCGCACGGAGCCCGCACCGTCGTCCTCGGCTCCCTCGCCGAGGTCACCGAACGGGCGCTGCGCGTCCGCGCCGACTTCGGGGCGTGCGCCAACGAGCACGTGCCCCCGGTCCTGCGCACCGCCGCCCGCCGCTCCCTGAGGCGCAACCTCGACGCGCTCGACCGGCTCCTCGCCGTGCCGCTGGCCGCGGACGGCCCGCTGTACGTCGTGGGTAGGGAGCCCGTCCTGAGCGTGCCGTGGACGGCGCTCCCGTCACGACGCGGCCGCCGCACCACCGTCCGGTCCTACATGGCGCGCGGCCGCGCGCACCCCCGCCCGGGCTGCCGGCACCGCCTCCTCGCCGCCTACGGCCCCGGCGTCACCCTCGGCGCGACCGAGGTCCAGGCCGTCGGCCAGGTGTGGCCGGGCGCCACCGTGCTCACCGGCGCGGCGGCCACCACGGCGGCCGTCCGGGCCGTGCTCACCACTCACGACATCGTGCACCTGGCGACCCACGGCCGGCACGACGCCGACAACCCGCTCTTCGCCTTCGTCGACCTTGCCGACGGCCCGCTCTACGCCCACGAGCTCGACGGCACCCGCCTGCCCGGATCGGTGCTCGTCCTCTCGGCGTGCGAGGTCGGCGGCTCCTCCCAGGTGGTCGGCGGCGAGGTGCTCGGCCTGTCGTCCGTGCTCCTGCGGCTCGGTGCCCGCGCCGTCGTCGCCGCCGTCGCACCCTTGTCCGACGCCGTCGCCGCCCGCGTCATGCCCCGGTTCCACGCCCACCTGCGCGCCACGGACGACCCGGAGGCGGCCCTCGCCGCGGCGCTCGCGGACGAGCCCGAGCCGGTGCCGCTGGTCTGCTTCGCGTCCCTGGAGGGGCTGGAGCGCTGA